One Pseudomonas brassicacearum genomic region harbors:
- a CDS encoding MFS transporter, with amino-acid sequence MNQPQTSVGNCLDVQSFINAQPISRYQWRVVILCFLIVFLDGLDTAAMGFIAPALSQDWGIDRASLGPVMSAALIGMVFGALGSGPLADRFGRKIVLVGAVLLFGAFSLASAYSTNVDQLLVLRFLTGLGLGAGMPNATTLLSEYTPERKKSLLVTSMFCGFNLGMAGGGFISAKLIPAYGWHSLLLIGGILPLILAVVLLFWLPESARYLLVRNRGTDKVRKALAPIEPNTIAQAASFSVPEQKTVKARNVLAVIFSGTYSAGTLLLWLTYFMGLVIVYLLTSWLPTLMRDSGASMEQAAFIGALFQFGGVLSAVGVGWAMDRFNPHKVIGLFYLMAGIFAYAVGQSLGNITLLATLVLVAGMCVNGAQSAMPSLAARFYPTQGRATGVSWMLGIGRFGAILGAWMGATLLGLGWNFEQVLTALVIPAALATTAVVIKGMVSHADAT; translated from the coding sequence ATGAACCAGCCCCAGACCTCCGTAGGCAATTGCCTCGATGTGCAGTCCTTCATCAACGCTCAACCCATCTCACGCTATCAATGGCGGGTGGTGATTCTCTGCTTCCTGATTGTCTTCCTCGACGGCCTCGATACAGCGGCCATGGGCTTCATTGCCCCGGCCCTGTCCCAGGACTGGGGGATCGATCGCGCCAGCCTCGGCCCGGTGATGAGTGCCGCGTTGATCGGCATGGTGTTCGGCGCACTGGGTTCCGGCCCATTGGCTGACCGCTTCGGGCGAAAAATCGTACTGGTGGGCGCGGTCCTGTTGTTCGGCGCGTTCAGCCTGGCGTCGGCCTACAGCACCAACGTCGATCAATTGCTGGTGCTGCGTTTCCTGACGGGCCTGGGGTTGGGCGCCGGGATGCCAAACGCCACCACGCTGCTGTCGGAATACACCCCGGAACGCAAGAAATCCCTGCTGGTGACCAGCATGTTCTGCGGTTTCAACCTGGGCATGGCCGGTGGTGGGTTCATCTCCGCCAAGCTGATACCCGCGTACGGTTGGCACAGCCTGTTGCTGATCGGCGGGATCCTGCCGCTGATCCTGGCGGTGGTGCTGCTGTTCTGGTTGCCGGAGTCGGCGCGTTACCTGCTGGTGCGCAATCGAGGCACCGACAAAGTGCGCAAGGCCCTGGCGCCGATCGAACCCAATACGATTGCCCAGGCTGCGAGCTTCAGCGTGCCGGAACAGAAAACCGTGAAGGCTCGAAACGTATTGGCGGTGATTTTCTCTGGCACCTACAGTGCCGGCACGCTGCTGCTGTGGCTGACTTATTTCATGGGCCTGGTGATCGTCTACCTGCTGACCAGTTGGCTGCCGACGCTGATGCGCGACAGCGGCGCGAGCATGGAGCAGGCGGCGTTTATCGGCGCGTTGTTTCAATTCGGTGGCGTATTGAGTGCGGTCGGGGTGGGGTGGGCGATGGACCGCTTCAATCCGCACAAGGTCATCGGCCTTTTCTATCTGATGGCCGGGATATTTGCCTACGCGGTAGGGCAGAGCCTGGGCAACATCACCTTGCTCGCCACGCTGGTGCTGGTGGCCGGTATGTGCGTCAACGGTGCGCAATCGGCGATGCCTTCCCTGGCGGCGCGTTTCTATCCCACCCAAGGCCGGGCCACGGGCGTGTCCTGGATGCTGGGCATCGGTCGTTTCGGCGCGATCCTCGGTGCCTGGATGGGCGCGACCCTGTTGGGCCTGGGCTGGAACTTCGAACAGGTCCTGACCGCCCTGGTCATTCCGGCTGCCCTGGCGACCACGGCGGTGGTGATCAAGGGCATGGTCAGCCATGCGGATGCGACCTGA
- a CDS encoding CoA transferase subunit A, giving the protein MAEILSLHDAVKQFVNDGDTVALEGFTHLIPTAAGHEIIRQGKKDLTLVRMTPDLIYDQLIGAGCARKLIFSWGGNPGVGSLHRLRDAVEKQWPHPLEIEEHSHADLANAYVAGASGLPFAVLRAYAGSDLPKVNPLIKSVTCPFTGEVLAAVPSVRPDITVIHAQKADRKGNVLLWGILGVQKEAALAAKRCIVTVEEIVDDLNAPMNACVLPTWALSAVCHVPGGAHPSYAHGYTERDNRFYQAWDPIARDRETFTAWINEYIHGTRDFSEFQARLAAASEAK; this is encoded by the coding sequence ATGGCTGAAATCCTTTCGCTGCACGACGCGGTGAAGCAGTTCGTCAACGACGGCGATACCGTCGCGCTCGAAGGCTTCACTCACCTGATTCCGACGGCGGCGGGTCATGAAATCATTCGCCAGGGCAAGAAAGATCTGACGCTGGTGCGAATGACGCCTGACCTGATCTATGACCAGTTGATCGGTGCCGGTTGTGCTCGCAAATTGATTTTCTCCTGGGGCGGTAACCCGGGTGTGGGCTCGCTGCACCGCCTGCGTGACGCGGTAGAGAAGCAGTGGCCACACCCGCTGGAGATCGAGGAACACAGCCACGCCGACCTGGCCAACGCCTATGTCGCCGGGGCCTCCGGCCTGCCGTTCGCGGTGCTACGGGCCTACGCCGGCTCCGACCTGCCCAAGGTCAACCCGCTGATCAAAAGCGTGACCTGTCCCTTCACCGGTGAAGTCCTTGCCGCAGTGCCTTCGGTACGCCCGGACATCACGGTGATCCATGCCCAGAAAGCCGACCGCAAGGGCAACGTGCTGCTGTGGGGCATTCTCGGTGTGCAGAAAGAGGCCGCCCTGGCCGCCAAGCGCTGCATCGTTACCGTGGAAGAAATCGTCGACGACCTGAATGCGCCAATGAACGCCTGCGTCCTGCCGACCTGGGCGCTGAGTGCGGTGTGCCACGTACCGGGCGGCGCCCATCCGTCCTACGCCCACGGCTACACCGAGCGTGACAATCGTTTCTACCAGGCGTGGGACCCCATCGCCCGGGACCGTGAGACCTTTACCGCCTGGATCAACGAATACATCCACGGCACCCGGGACTTCAGTGAATTCCAGGCCCGACTGGCAGCCGCTTCGGAGGCGAAATAA
- a CDS encoding CoA-transferase subunit beta has translation MMTYSTNEMMTIAAARRLKNNAVCFVGIGLPSKAANLARLTSSPDVVLIYESGPIGAKPSVLPLSIGDGELAETADTVVPTGEIFRYWLQGGRIDVGFLGAAQVDRFGNINTTVVGDYHQPKVRLPGAGGAPEIAGSAKSVLIILKQSARSFVDKLDFITSVGHGEGGDSRKRLGLPGAGPVGIITDLCIMEPEADTHEFVVTALHPGVTREQVIAATGWAIRFADQVQTTAEPTEVELSALRDLEARTAAAHGQAPGEA, from the coding sequence ATAATGACGTACTCCACCAACGAAATGATGACCATCGCCGCGGCCCGCCGGTTGAAGAACAACGCCGTGTGCTTCGTGGGCATCGGCCTGCCGTCGAAAGCGGCCAACCTGGCGCGGCTGACGTCTTCGCCGGATGTCGTGTTGATCTATGAGTCCGGTCCGATCGGTGCCAAGCCCAGCGTACTGCCGCTGTCCATTGGCGACGGTGAGCTGGCGGAAACCGCCGATACCGTCGTGCCGACCGGTGAGATTTTTCGCTACTGGCTGCAGGGCGGGCGTATCGATGTCGGTTTCCTTGGCGCGGCCCAGGTCGATCGTTTTGGCAACATCAACACCACCGTGGTGGGCGACTACCATCAGCCGAAAGTCCGTCTGCCGGGTGCCGGTGGCGCACCGGAAATCGCCGGCTCGGCCAAGAGTGTGCTGATCATTCTCAAGCAGTCGGCGCGTTCGTTTGTCGACAAGTTGGACTTCATCACCTCGGTCGGTCACGGCGAGGGTGGCGATTCGCGCAAGCGCCTGGGGCTGCCGGGCGCCGGTCCCGTGGGCATCATCACTGACCTGTGCATCATGGAGCCGGAAGCCGACACCCACGAATTCGTGGTCACCGCGTTGCACCCCGGTGTGACCCGTGAGCAAGTCATTGCTGCCACCGGGTGGGCGATTCGTTTTGCCGATCAGGTGCAGACCACCGCCGAACCGACCGAGGTAGAGCTGAGCGCACTGCGTGATCTGGAAGCTCGCACTGCGGCGGCCCACGGCCAGGCACCGGGAGAAGCCTGA
- the pcaF gene encoding 3-oxoadipyl-CoA thiolase, with amino-acid sequence MMRDVYICDAIRTPIGRFGGGLSAVRADDLAAVPIKALMERNPSVDWNAVDEVFLGCANQAGEDNRNVARMALLLAGLPESIPGVTLNRLCASGMDAIGTAFRAIASGEMELAIAGGVESMSRAPFVMGKADAAFSRNMKLEDTTIGWRFINPLMKAQYGVDAMPQTADNVADDYAVSRADQDAFALRSQQRAAAAQAAGFFAEEIIAVRIAHKKGETVVEQDEHPRADTTLETLGKLKPVNGPDKTVTAGNASGVNDGAAALILASAEAVKKHGLTPRGKVLGMASAGVAPRVMGIGPVPAVRKLTERLGLAVADFDVIELNEAFASQGLAVLRELGLADDAPQVNPNGGAIALGHPLGMSGARLVLTALHHLEKTGGKKGLATMCVGVGQGLALAIERV; translated from the coding sequence CTGATGCGCGACGTGTATATCTGTGATGCGATTCGAACCCCCATTGGCCGGTTTGGCGGCGGTTTGTCCGCCGTGCGCGCCGATGACCTGGCGGCTGTGCCGATCAAGGCGCTGATGGAGCGCAACCCGTCGGTGGACTGGAATGCAGTGGACGAGGTGTTCCTCGGTTGCGCCAACCAGGCCGGCGAAGACAACCGCAACGTGGCGCGCATGGCGCTGTTGTTGGCGGGCCTGCCGGAGAGCATTCCCGGCGTGACCCTCAACCGTCTCTGCGCCTCGGGCATGGACGCCATCGGCACGGCGTTCCGCGCCATCGCCAGCGGCGAAATGGAACTGGCCATCGCTGGCGGCGTGGAGTCGATGTCCCGTGCACCGTTTGTGATGGGCAAGGCTGACGCGGCGTTCTCGCGCAACATGAAACTGGAAGACACCACCATTGGCTGGCGCTTCATCAACCCATTGATGAAAGCCCAGTACGGTGTGGATGCGATGCCGCAGACAGCGGACAACGTGGCCGACGATTACGCCGTCTCCCGCGCCGACCAGGATGCTTTTGCCTTGCGCAGCCAACAGCGTGCGGCGGCGGCCCAGGCGGCAGGTTTTTTCGCCGAAGAAATCATTGCTGTGCGCATTGCCCACAAGAAAGGTGAAACCGTGGTCGAGCAGGACGAGCATCCTCGTGCCGACACCACTTTGGAAACCCTGGGCAAACTCAAGCCGGTCAACGGCCCGGACAAGACCGTCACCGCCGGCAACGCCTCAGGTGTCAATGACGGTGCGGCGGCGCTGATCCTGGCCTCGGCCGAAGCGGTGAAGAAACATGGCCTGACGCCGCGTGGCAAGGTGCTTGGCATGGCCAGTGCCGGCGTGGCGCCACGGGTGATGGGCATCGGCCCGGTGCCAGCGGTGCGCAAGCTCACTGAACGGCTGGGCCTGGCGGTCGCGGATTTCGACGTGATCGAACTCAATGAAGCCTTTGCCAGCCAGGGCTTGGCGGTGCTGCGCGAGTTGGGGCTGGCGGACGATGCGCCGCAGGTCAACCCAAACGGTGGCGCCATCGCCCTCGGCCATCCCCTGGGCATGAGCGGGGCGCGGTTGGTGCTGACGGCGCTGCATCATTTGGAAAAGACCGGCGGCAAGAAAGGCCTGGCGACCATGTGTGTAGGCGTCGGCCAGGGTCTGGCATTGGCAATCGAACGCGTCTGA
- the pcaH gene encoding protocatechuate 3,4-dioxygenase subunit beta, with the protein MTDKPGYRRPQAGTQPEYLHPPYQSTNLRSPSKPLVYLPHSLSEITGPTVGADRLKEKDNDLTAQHAGEPLGERIIIHGRVLDEHGQPVPGILVEIWQANSAGRYNHDRDNHDAPLDPNFTGTGRTVTDADGWYQFQTIKPGAYPWGNHPNAWRPAHIHFSLFGPSILTRLVTQMYFPGDPLLAYDPIYNCVPDTSAKERLIASFDLEKTLPNYALGYRWDIVLRGRDATPMEK; encoded by the coding sequence ATGACTGACAAGCCTGGTTATCGTCGTCCCCAAGCGGGCACCCAGCCGGAGTATTTGCACCCACCGTATCAGTCCACCAACCTGCGCTCGCCGTCCAAGCCGTTGGTGTATCTGCCGCACTCGCTGTCGGAAATTACTGGTCCGACCGTAGGCGCTGATCGCCTGAAGGAGAAGGACAACGACTTGACCGCCCAGCATGCCGGCGAGCCGCTGGGGGAGCGGATCATCATTCACGGGCGCGTACTGGATGAGCACGGCCAACCTGTGCCGGGCATCCTGGTGGAGATCTGGCAGGCCAACTCCGCCGGTCGCTACAACCATGATCGCGATAACCATGACGCGCCGCTGGACCCGAACTTCACGGGCACCGGTCGCACCGTCACCGACGCTGACGGCTGGTATCAGTTCCAGACCATCAAGCCCGGCGCCTACCCTTGGGGCAACCATCCCAATGCCTGGCGCCCGGCGCATATCCATTTCTCACTGTTCGGGCCGAGCATTCTGACGCGCCTGGTGACGCAGATGTATTTCCCTGGCGACCCGCTGCTGGCCTACGATCCGATCTACAACTGCGTACCGGATACAAGTGCCAAGGAACGCCTGATTGCCAGTTTCGACCTGGAAAAAACCCTCCCTAACTACGCCCTCGGTTATCGCTGGGACATCGTATTGCGCGGCCGCGATGCCACGCCGATGGAGAAATAA
- the pcaG gene encoding protocatechuate 3,4-dioxygenase subunit alpha: protein MTLTATTSHTVGPYYHIGLTWLNREDLTVAQTLGQRVAITGQVIDGNGQFVNDAMLEVWQANAAGKYAHPEDDQDKPLDPHFEGFGRVPVDAEGRFRFTTIKPGSVPGLSGTTQAPHLVVLVFARGLVKHLLTRIYFDGEQANEADPLLACVPEERRATLVSKPDASGVYQWNVVLQGTDAETVFFDY, encoded by the coding sequence ATGACGCTCACCGCCACCACGTCCCACACCGTTGGCCCGTACTACCACATCGGCCTGACCTGGCTGAACCGCGAAGACCTGACCGTCGCCCAAACCCTTGGCCAGCGCGTGGCGATCACTGGGCAGGTGATCGATGGCAACGGCCAGTTCGTCAACGACGCGATGCTGGAAGTCTGGCAGGCCAACGCCGCCGGTAAATATGCCCATCCTGAAGACGACCAGGACAAACCCCTGGACCCGCACTTCGAAGGTTTCGGCCGGGTACCGGTGGACGCCGAAGGGCGCTTCCGCTTCACCACCATCAAGCCCGGCAGCGTGCCAGGGCTGAGCGGCACGACCCAGGCGCCGCACCTGGTGGTACTGGTGTTTGCTCGTGGGCTGGTCAAGCATTTGTTGACGCGGATCTACTTCGATGGCGAACAGGCCAATGAAGCCGATCCGCTGCTGGCCTGCGTGCCCGAGGAGCGACGCGCCACCCTGGTGAGCAAGCCCGATGCTTCGGGTGTGTACCAGTGGAACGTGGTCCTGCAGGGGACGGATGCCGAGACGGTGTTCTTCGATTACTGA
- a CDS encoding MFS family transporter: MATPIISHYTGEERSKRIFAIVGASSGNLVEWFDFYVYAFCAIYFAPAFFPSDNPTVQLVNTAGVFAAGFLMRPIGGWIFGRVADRHGRKNSMMISVLMMCFGSLLIACLPTYKDIGVWAPVLLLLARLLQGLSVGGEYGTTATYMSEVALKGQRGFFASFQYVTLIGGQLLAVSLVVVLQQFLNEDELRAYGWRIPFVVGAAAALISLLLRRSLKETSSKEMRENKDAGSIAALFRDHKAAFITVLGYTAGGSLIFYTFTTYMQKYLVNTAGLHAKTASYIMTGALFLYMCMQPLFGMLADKIGRRNSMLWFGALGALCTVPILLTLKSISSPFLAFVLITLALAIVSFYTSISGLVKAEMFPPEVRALGVGLAYAVANAIFGGSAEYVALSLKAQGMENAFYWYVTVMMVVAFLFSLRLPKQPAYLHHDL, encoded by the coding sequence ATGGCCACCCCAATCATCAGCCACTACACCGGTGAAGAGCGCAGCAAGCGCATCTTCGCCATCGTCGGCGCCTCATCCGGCAACCTGGTCGAATGGTTCGACTTCTACGTCTATGCGTTCTGCGCGATCTATTTCGCGCCGGCGTTCTTTCCGTCCGACAACCCCACGGTGCAACTGGTCAACACGGCCGGTGTATTCGCCGCCGGGTTCCTGATGCGGCCCATCGGCGGTTGGATTTTCGGCCGGGTGGCGGACCGTCACGGGCGCAAGAATTCGATGATGATTTCGGTGCTGATGATGTGCTTCGGCTCGTTGCTCATCGCCTGCCTGCCCACTTACAAGGACATCGGTGTCTGGGCGCCGGTGCTGCTGTTGCTTGCCCGCTTGCTGCAAGGCCTGTCGGTGGGCGGCGAATACGGCACGACTGCCACCTACATGAGTGAAGTCGCCCTCAAGGGCCAGCGCGGTTTTTTTGCCTCGTTCCAGTACGTGACGCTGATCGGCGGGCAACTGCTGGCGGTGTCGCTGGTGGTGGTCCTGCAACAGTTTCTCAACGAAGACGAACTGCGTGCCTACGGCTGGCGGATCCCGTTCGTGGTGGGCGCGGCGGCGGCATTGATTTCCCTGTTGCTGCGGCGTTCCCTGAAGGAAACCAGCAGCAAGGAAATGCGCGAGAACAAAGACGCCGGCAGCATCGCGGCGCTGTTTCGCGACCACAAGGCGGCGTTCATCACCGTGCTGGGCTACACCGCCGGCGGTTCGTTGATTTTCTATACCTTCACCACGTACATGCAGAAATACCTGGTGAACACCGCCGGCCTGCACGCCAAGACCGCCAGCTACATCATGACCGGCGCGCTGTTCCTGTACATGTGCATGCAACCGTTGTTCGGCATGCTGGCGGACAAGATCGGCCGACGCAACTCCATGCTCTGGTTCGGTGCCTTGGGCGCGTTGTGCACCGTGCCGATTTTGCTGACCCTGAAAAGCATCAGCAGTCCGTTCCTGGCGTTCGTCCTGATTACGCTGGCGCTGGCAATCGTCAGTTTCTACACCTCTATCAGCGGCCTGGTGAAAGCGGAAATGTTTCCACCCGAAGTCCGGGCGCTGGGGGTAGGGTTGGCGTACGCGGTGGCGAATGCAATTTTTGGCGGTTCGGCCGAATACGTCGCCTTGAGCCTGAAAGCCCAGGGCATGGAAAACGCCTTTTATTGGTATGTCACGGTCATGATGGTGGTGGCGTTCCTGTTCAGCCTGCGCCTGCCCAAGCAGCCGGCGTATTTGCACCACGACCTTTGA
- a CDS encoding 3-carboxy-cis,cis-muconate cycloisomerase → MSERPGNQLFDAYFTARDMREVFCDAGRVQAMLDVEAALARAEARVGLIPQSAVASIEKACRAELYDFSVLSEAIASAGNSAIPLVKALGKRIAAEDAEAERYVHLGATSQDVMDSGLVLQLRQALALIEGELAQLAATLTRQAEHYAATPLAGRTWLQHATPVTLGMKIAGWLGAITRSRQRLKELKPRLLVLQFGGASGTLAALGEHALPIAEALAAELQLNLPEQPWHTQRDRLVEFGSVLGLIAGSLGKLGRDISLLMQTEAGEAFEPSAPGKGGSSTMPHKRNPVGAAVLLGAATRVPGLLSTLFSAMPQEHERSLGLWHAEWETLPEICCLVSGALQQARLLAEGLEVDAARMARNLELTQGLVLAEAVSIVLAQRVGRDTAHHLLEQCCKRAVAEQRHLRQVLGDEPQVTAQLSAAELDHLLNPAHYLGQAQTWVARAVAEHLAFNA, encoded by the coding sequence ATGAGCGAACGACCGGGCAATCAGCTGTTCGATGCCTACTTCACCGCCCGCGACATGCGCGAGGTGTTCTGCGATGCGGGCCGGGTCCAGGCCATGCTGGACGTCGAGGCGGCATTGGCCCGGGCTGAGGCGCGGGTGGGGTTGATTCCGCAAAGTGCCGTGGCGTCGATCGAAAAGGCCTGTCGCGCCGAGCTTTATGATTTTTCGGTGTTGAGCGAAGCGATCGCCAGCGCCGGCAATTCGGCGATCCCGTTGGTCAAGGCGTTGGGCAAGCGCATCGCCGCCGAGGACGCCGAAGCCGAGCGCTACGTGCACCTGGGCGCGACCAGCCAGGACGTGATGGACAGCGGGTTGGTGCTGCAACTGCGCCAGGCATTGGCGCTGATCGAAGGCGAGCTGGCGCAGTTGGCCGCCACCCTGACCCGACAAGCCGAACACTACGCCGCCACGCCGCTGGCCGGGCGCACCTGGCTGCAGCACGCCACGCCGGTGACCCTGGGCATGAAGATCGCCGGTTGGCTGGGCGCCATCACCCGTAGTCGCCAGCGCTTGAAAGAACTCAAGCCGCGCTTGCTGGTGCTGCAATTTGGCGGTGCTTCTGGAACCCTCGCCGCCTTGGGTGAACACGCCTTGCCCATCGCCGAAGCCCTGGCCGCCGAGCTGCAACTGAACCTGCCGGAACAGCCGTGGCACACCCAGCGAGATCGCCTGGTGGAGTTTGGTTCGGTGCTGGGCTTGATCGCCGGCAGCCTGGGCAAACTGGGCCGCGACATCAGCTTGTTGATGCAGACCGAGGCCGGCGAAGCGTTCGAGCCTTCGGCGCCGGGCAAGGGTGGTTCGTCCACCATGCCCCACAAGCGCAACCCGGTGGGTGCGGCGGTGTTGCTCGGCGCGGCGACGCGGGTGCCTGGTTTGTTGTCGACGCTGTTCAGCGCCATGCCCCAGGAGCACGAGCGCAGCCTGGGCCTGTGGCACGCCGAATGGGAAACCCTGCCGGAGATTTGCTGCCTGGTGTCCGGTGCCCTGCAACAGGCGCGCTTGTTGGCCGAAGGGCTGGAAGTCGACGCGGCGCGCATGGCCCGCAACCTGGAACTGACCCAAGGGCTGGTGCTGGCCGAAGCGGTGAGCATCGTCCTGGCCCAACGTGTGGGGCGCGACACCGCGCACCATCTGTTGGAGCAATGCTGTAAACGCGCCGTGGCCGAACAACGCCATTTGCGGCAGGTACTGGGGGACGAACCCCAGGTCACCGCGCAGTTGTCCGCCGCCGAGCTCGATCATTTGCTCAACCCCGCCCATTACCTCGGCCAGGCCCAGACCTGGGTGGCGCGAGCGGTGGCCGAACACCTGGCCTTCAATGCCTGA
- the pcaD gene encoding 3-oxoadipate enol-lactonase — MGFVKLAEGELNYCIDGPQDAPVLLLSNSLGTNLHMWDEQVAAFSDHFRVLRFDTRGHGQSLVTEGPYSIEQLGLDVLAMLDQLNIDKVHFCGLSMGGLIGQWLGINAGERLHKLVVCNTAAKIGDPSVWNPRIETVLRDGKAAMVALRDASIARWFTADFAEAQPAKVKKITDMLAATSPQGYAANCAAVRDADFREQLSSIRVPLLVVAGTEDAVTPPSGGHFIQERVRGAEYAEFYAAHLSNVQAGAAFSARVLDFLLDSSRA; from the coding sequence GTGGGATTCGTCAAACTCGCCGAGGGCGAACTGAATTATTGTATCGACGGGCCGCAAGACGCCCCGGTGTTGCTGCTCTCCAACTCCCTGGGCACCAACCTGCACATGTGGGATGAGCAGGTCGCGGCGTTCAGCGATCACTTTCGCGTGCTGCGTTTCGACACGCGCGGCCATGGCCAGTCACTGGTCACTGAAGGACCGTACAGCATCGAGCAATTGGGCCTCGATGTGCTGGCGATGCTCGATCAGTTGAACATCGACAAGGTGCATTTCTGTGGGTTGTCCATGGGCGGGTTGATCGGCCAATGGCTGGGAATCAACGCCGGCGAGCGCCTGCACAAACTGGTGGTGTGCAACACCGCCGCGAAGATCGGCGACCCTTCGGTGTGGAACCCGCGCATTGAAACCGTGCTGCGCGATGGCAAGGCGGCCATGGTGGCCCTGCGGGATGCTTCGATTGCCCGCTGGTTTACTGCGGATTTTGCCGAGGCCCAACCTGCGAAGGTGAAGAAGATCACCGACATGCTCGCCGCCACTTCGCCCCAGGGCTACGCAGCCAACTGTGCGGCCGTGCGTGATGCCGATTTTCGTGAGCAACTGTCGTCGATCCGCGTGCCGTTGCTGGTGGTGGCCGGCACTGAAGATGCGGTGACACCGCCGTCAGGTGGGCACTTCATCCAGGAGCGGGTCCGCGGGGCCGAGTACGCCGAGTTCTATGCCGCGCACCTGTCCAACGTCCAGGCCGGCGCCGCGTTCAGCGCGCGGGTGCTGGATTTCCTGCTTGATTCCAGCCGCGCCTGA
- the pcaC gene encoding 4-carboxymuconolactone decarboxylase, whose amino-acid sequence MDEKQRYDEGMQVRRAVLGDAHVDRSLNALTEFNSEFQEMITRHAWGDIWTRPGLPRHTRSLITLAMLIGMNRNEELKLHLRAAANNGVSRSEIKEVIMQSAIYCGIPAANATFHLAESVWDELGVESRA is encoded by the coding sequence GTGGACGAGAAACAACGTTACGACGAAGGCATGCAAGTGCGCCGCGCGGTACTGGGCGATGCCCACGTCGATCGCAGCCTCAATGCCCTGACCGAGTTCAACAGCGAATTCCAGGAGATGATCACCCGCCACGCCTGGGGCGACATCTGGACCCGCCCGGGCCTGCCGCGCCACACCCGCAGCCTGATCACCCTCGCCATGCTGATCGGCATGAACCGCAACGAAGAACTCAAGCTGCACCTGCGCGCCGCTGCCAACAATGGAGTGAGCCGCAGCGAGATCAAGGAAGTGATCATGCAGAGCGCCATCTACTGCGGCATTCCGGCAGCCAACGCCACCTTCCACCTGGCCGAATCGGTCTGGGATGAGTTGGGCGTCGAATCCCGGGCTTAA